The sequence TCGCTGACCTGGTTTCGGTCACCCAAGTTGGGAACAACAGCCTGGTAACAGTTCTGCGCGGCGATGGACACGGCAATTTCCAACCACTCGCCTCGTCGGAGGTGCCTTATCTCGGTGTCCTCATCACCGAGTATCTGTCGGACCTGGACGGGGATGGACTCCTGGACCTCGTCGTCACGGGTGCGGACGGCTCAGGAGCAACTAGCGACCTGCAATGGCTGCGAAATACGGGTGGAGGGAACTTCTCTTCCGGAGTATCGCTGGCCACGATCAATACGTTCAGCTACTTCACTCTTGGCGACCTCAATCGCGACGGGAAGCCCGACATTGTTTATTCGACACAGACTTCGCCGACAGGTCCGATTGTTGTTCACACCTTGATGAATCTGGGATCGGGCCACTTCTCCGACAGCGTGACGCCTGGGCTCAACGGGGTCGGCGGCCTGGCTACTGTCGGCGACTTCAATCTGGATGGAATTCCAGACTTGGTGGTGCAGGCAGTTCAAAACACCGTTCTCCAGCTCTATTCTTTCGCAGGCAAGGGAGACGGGTCGTTTCAGCAGCTTGGCAGCGTAACGATCTCCCCGCCTGGATATAAGGTCTATCAGCTTGTGGTCGGAGACTTCGACCATGATGGTTTCCCCGACTTGGCTGGCACAGACGGCGAGACCGAGCCGTCGCATATTCTCTACTTGTTCGGCGACGGACGCGGAAACTTCACGCCCCAGCAAGTCGTCGGGCCACAAGGAGGTCCTTCTGTCACAGCAGACATCAACGGCGATGGCCTGCCTGACTTGATTGTCCCGGATCGTTTCAACTTCGTGTCGGTGGCGCTCGGGCGAACTGACCGCAAGTTTCCCTCGGCACTTGCCTTGGCTCCGCCACTGGCTTCACCTCCGTATGCAGGCGACATCAATGGCGACGGCCTGCCCGAAATCTTCTTTGGCGGATTTCCCGACACTATCTTCGGGAATGTCTTTCAGAACCAAGGCCACAATGCATTCCAGTTGGCAGCCAGCACAGACCCGCGTGGTTTCATGGTGGCGGACCTGACGGGAAGAGGCGTGGTTGATCTGATCGGATTTTCAGACAGCGGAATGATTATCTGGCCAAACAATGGGAGTTTCAATTTTTCGTCGTCCCCGATTACCCTGCCACCGATCAGCGGCCCAATCATGATTGCTGACATGGACGGTGATGGGCACCCTGACATTGTTGGCTCTGGTCAAATCTTCTTCGGCAACGGAGCGTACCAGTTCACGCCGGTTGCCACGCAAAACATTTCTTCTGGACCCTATCTCATTGGCGATTTCAACGGCGACGGCAGGCTGGATATTGCTATCGGCGGAGCGACCTTGCTCAATGCAGGCAATCGGACATTCAATCTTGTGACCAGCGAAGCGCTACCACTGGTCAACGGAGCAGTCGCTGCTGTCGCAGACTTCAACGGAGACGGCAAAGACGATGTCGCGATCTCTGACGGCGGACAAAGCGTGGGTATCTTTTACAGCCAAGGTGACGGCACTTTTTACGTGGCCACCGAACTCGACACAGGAGGATTTGTAGGCGGAGTGGCGGTGGGAGACTTCAATGGCGATGGCCGCATCGATATTGCGGCGGGTCTGATGTTCGCCCAACAGGCAGTGATTCTGTTCAACAATGCCAACGGCCAGTTCAGCCGGTCTTTCTTTGCTTCTGGGGCAGATACCGCGTCAATGACCTCTGCCGACCTTAATCACGGCGGGAAGAGCGACTTGATTTTCTCGAACTTTGAATTGGAC is a genomic window of Acidobacteriota bacterium containing:
- a CDS encoding VCBS repeat-containing protein, with translation MPLGTLLVTGANFKGDALVAIDGQPVPTFLFDAHTLEAEISSDFDTTAANHQITVQQSTGTSNAIRLAVYAPQQGPFVMNAIPGFLVGPESSPLWIAVADIEGDGFADVLMPNDVPNGSGGIAILKGRSDGSLAPAAVLSIQTPYALLIGDIDGDGIADLVSVTQVGNNSLVTVLRGDGHGNFQPLASSEVPYLGVLITEYLSDLDGDGLLDLVVTGADGSGATSDLQWLRNTGGGNFSSGVSLATINTFSYFTLGDLNRDGKPDIVYSTQTSPTGPIVVHTLMNLGSGHFSDSVTPGLNGVGGLATVGDFNLDGIPDLVVQAVQNTVLQLYSFAGKGDGSFQQLGSVTISPPGYKVYQLVVGDFDHDGFPDLAGTDGETEPSHILYLFGDGRGNFTPQQVVGPQGGPSVTADINGDGLPDLIVPDRFNFVSVALGRTDRKFPSALALAPPLASPPYAGDINGDGLPEIFFGGFPDTIFGNVFQNQGHNAFQLAASTDPRGFMVADLTGRGVVDLIGFSDSGMIIWPNNGSFNFSSSPITLPPISGPIMIADMDGDGHPDIVGSGQIFFGNGAYQFTPVATQNISSGPYLIGDFNGDGRLDIAIGGATLLNAGNRTFNLVTSEALPLVNGAVAAVADFNGDGKDDVAISDGGQSVGIFYSQGDGTFYVATELDTGGFVGGVAVGDFNGDGRIDIAAGLMFAQQAVILFNNANGQFSRSFFASGADTASMTSADLNHGGKSDLIFSNFELDFRPPNANVVFHK